The proteins below are encoded in one region of Microbacterium pygmaeum:
- a CDS encoding extracellular solute-binding protein has protein sequence MNAKKIMAASAALLAGALALSGCSGGSGDSGDGSVTLTFWHNSTTGDGKAYWEDTAAAFEKANPGVTVEIQSIQNEEMDGKLQTALNSGDAPDIFMARGGGKLADIVKAGQVMDITDAISSESQAAVGNSLSAFEIDGKSYGMPVSVLPSGIYYSSDLFTDAGVSGTPASISDLEAADTQLRAAGVDPIAVGAKDAWPAAHWYYNFALRACSKDVLDEAASSRTFDDPCWLAAGENLQKFIDTDPFNEGFLTTAAQQGAGSSAGLLANHQAAMELMGAWDPGVIASLTPDEQPLADLQWFPFPEVAGGDGEPGAMMGGVDGFSCWVNAPKECTDFLNFIVEKTNQEGYAEAFQTLPASTEAQSVVTTPALQDVLAAYNDAPYVVLWLDTLYGQNVGNALNVAVVDMFAGQGTAQDIVDAVNDAAAKS, from the coding sequence ATGAACGCCAAGAAGATCATGGCCGCATCGGCGGCACTGCTCGCGGGTGCGCTCGCACTGAGCGGGTGCAGCGGCGGCTCGGGCGACTCAGGGGACGGCTCGGTCACCCTGACGTTCTGGCACAACTCGACGACCGGCGACGGCAAGGCCTACTGGGAGGACACGGCGGCCGCGTTCGAGAAGGCCAACCCAGGCGTGACCGTGGAGATCCAGTCCATCCAGAACGAGGAGATGGACGGCAAGCTGCAGACCGCCCTGAACTCCGGTGACGCGCCGGACATCTTCATGGCCCGTGGCGGCGGCAAGCTCGCCGACATCGTGAAGGCCGGCCAGGTGATGGACATCACCGATGCGATCTCGTCCGAGTCGCAGGCCGCCGTCGGCAATTCGCTGTCGGCCTTCGAGATCGATGGCAAGAGCTACGGCATGCCGGTCTCGGTGCTGCCCTCGGGCATCTACTACTCGTCGGACCTGTTCACGGATGCCGGTGTCTCGGGCACACCCGCCAGCATCAGCGACCTCGAAGCGGCCGACACGCAGCTTCGGGCCGCCGGGGTCGACCCGATCGCCGTCGGGGCCAAGGACGCGTGGCCCGCCGCGCACTGGTACTACAACTTCGCGCTGCGCGCCTGCTCGAAGGACGTGCTCGACGAAGCCGCAAGCTCGCGCACGTTCGACGACCCGTGCTGGCTCGCCGCGGGTGAGAACCTCCAGAAGTTCATCGACACCGACCCGTTCAACGAAGGATTCCTCACCACCGCCGCGCAGCAGGGCGCCGGTTCCTCGGCCGGCCTGCTGGCCAACCACCAGGCCGCCATGGAGCTCATGGGCGCCTGGGACCCGGGCGTGATCGCCTCGCTGACCCCCGACGAGCAGCCGCTGGCAGACCTGCAGTGGTTCCCGTTCCCCGAGGTCGCCGGTGGCGACGGGGAGCCGGGCGCGATGATGGGCGGCGTCGACGGATTCTCGTGCTGGGTCAACGCGCCGAAGGAGTGCACGGACTTCCTGAACTTCATCGTCGAGAAGACGAATCAGGAGGGCTACGCCGAGGCGTTCCAGACGCTCCCGGCCTCGACCGAAGCCCAGAGCGTCGTCACGACGCCGGCGCTGCAGGATGTGCTGGCCGCCTACAACGACGCACCGTACGTCGTGCTGTGGCTGGACACGCTCTACGGACAGAACGTCGGCAACGCCCTGAACGTCGCCGTGGTGGACATGTTCGCCGGACAGGGAACCGCGCAGGACATCGTCGACGCCGTCAACGACGCCGCCGCGAAGTCCTGA
- a CDS encoding carbohydrate ABC transporter permease, translated as MATVSVGSPQATPAPGMPGDAGGSTTVLPPAPAAARKRRFGTRLELLILLGPALIVFVAFVIFPVALAAYYGFFSWSGFGAPVDFVGVRNYVTILTDPDFHEALGHNAFIVVMSLVLQGPIAIVLALLLNRKMRFQSLIRVLIFIPYVISEVVVGIGWSLMLQTNGAVNGLLERVGLGALTTDWLSDPGIAIWTLMLIITWKYIGFAVILFLAGLQGIPEELSEAAAIDGASYWQIQRHVVLPLMGPTIRIWAFLSVIGSLQLFDLVWIIWGQYVASTAGTSTMATYMVANGRNAGSFGYGSAVAVVMFVISLVVALLYQRFILRRDTAGALTGGKA; from the coding sequence ATGGCTACCGTGAGCGTCGGGTCGCCGCAGGCGACTCCCGCGCCCGGCATGCCCGGAGACGCGGGGGGCAGCACCACGGTGCTGCCCCCCGCACCGGCCGCGGCCCGCAAGCGGAGATTCGGCACCCGGCTCGAGCTGCTGATCCTGCTCGGACCGGCACTGATCGTCTTCGTCGCGTTCGTGATCTTCCCGGTCGCGCTCGCCGCGTACTACGGCTTCTTCAGCTGGTCCGGCTTCGGCGCCCCGGTCGACTTCGTCGGGGTTCGCAACTACGTCACGATCCTCACGGACCCCGACTTCCACGAGGCACTCGGGCACAACGCGTTCATCGTGGTGATGTCGCTGGTCCTGCAGGGACCGATCGCGATCGTGCTCGCCCTGCTGCTGAACCGCAAGATGCGGTTCCAGTCGCTCATCCGCGTGCTCATCTTCATCCCGTACGTGATCTCCGAGGTCGTCGTCGGCATCGGGTGGAGTCTCATGCTCCAGACCAACGGCGCCGTCAACGGGCTGCTGGAGCGGGTCGGCCTGGGTGCTCTGACGACGGACTGGCTGTCGGATCCGGGCATCGCCATCTGGACCCTGATGCTCATCATCACGTGGAAGTACATCGGCTTCGCGGTGATCCTCTTCCTCGCCGGGCTCCAGGGGATCCCCGAGGAGCTCTCCGAAGCAGCGGCGATCGACGGCGCTTCGTACTGGCAGATCCAGCGCCACGTCGTCCTCCCTCTGATGGGCCCCACGATCCGGATCTGGGCGTTCCTGTCGGTGATCGGCTCGCTGCAGCTGTTCGACCTCGTCTGGATCATCTGGGGGCAGTACGTCGCCTCCACTGCGGGAACCTCGACGATGGCGACCTACATGGTCGCCAACGGCCGCAACGCCGGCAGCTTCGGCTACGGCAGCGCCGTGGCCGTGGTGATGTTCGTCATCTCCCTCGTCGTCGCCCTGCTCTACCAGCGATTCATCCTGCGCCGCGATACGGCCGGCGCACTGACCGGAGGAAAGGCATGA
- a CDS encoding carbohydrate ABC transporter permease, whose translation MAATATATLIAPGARRTAAPGQRRITTALVGFVALVLIALMLAPVAYIIIGGFRTNSEITVDPSGLPAEWNWSNYTDVLASGTFWTQLLNSTIAAGATTILVVALGLMAAYALSRYSFRGRGAVYALFTAGLMFPMTVAITPLYILVRNLGLTNSLVGVIVPQIAFALPTTIIILVPFLAAIPRELQEAASIDGCSRLGFFWRMVLPLSVPAVITVGILAFIGSWNGYILPLFILSSESTFTLPLGTQAFASQYAVDTAKVLAFTSLSMIPALVFFSIFERRIVGGLTGAVKG comes from the coding sequence ATGGCCGCCACCGCCACGGCGACCCTGATCGCCCCGGGTGCCCGGCGCACCGCTGCCCCCGGTCAGCGCCGGATCACCACCGCCCTGGTCGGATTCGTCGCACTGGTGCTCATCGCCCTGATGCTGGCACCGGTCGCCTACATCATCATCGGCGGGTTCCGCACGAACTCCGAGATCACCGTCGACCCGTCAGGGCTGCCGGCGGAGTGGAACTGGTCGAACTACACCGACGTGCTCGCCAGCGGCACGTTCTGGACGCAGCTGCTGAACTCCACGATCGCCGCGGGGGCGACGACCATCCTCGTGGTGGCCCTCGGCCTGATGGCCGCCTATGCGCTCTCGCGCTATTCGTTCCGAGGCCGCGGCGCCGTCTACGCGCTGTTCACGGCGGGGCTGATGTTCCCGATGACGGTGGCGATCACGCCCCTGTACATCCTGGTGCGCAACCTCGGCCTCACCAACAGCCTGGTCGGCGTCATCGTGCCGCAGATCGCGTTCGCGCTGCCGACGACGATCATCATCCTGGTCCCGTTCCTGGCGGCGATCCCGCGCGAACTCCAGGAGGCCGCGTCGATCGACGGATGCAGCAGGCTCGGGTTCTTCTGGCGGATGGTGCTGCCCCTGTCGGTTCCCGCGGTCATCACGGTCGGGATCCTGGCCTTCATCGGCAGCTGGAACGGCTACATCCTGCCGCTGTTCATCCTCAGCAGCGAGTCCACCTTCACTCTGCCCCTCGGTACGCAGGCGTTCGCGTCGCAGTACGCGGTGGACACGGCGAAGGTCCTCGCCTTCACCTCCCTGTCCATGATCCCCGCGCTGGTGTTCTTCAGCATCTTCGAACGCCGCATCGTGGGCGGGCTCACCGGGGCCGTCAAGGGCTGA